The Burkholderia cepacia genomic interval TATGAGCTCCGCTCCCGCAAATCGAGAACACGAATTCGCGCTGAAGGTGCGCCGCGCGCTGGACGAGCGCGCGGCCGACCTGCCTGCCGCGACCACCGACCGCCTGGCCGCCGCCCGCCGGGCTGCGCTCGCCCGCAAGAAGCCCGAGCCCGTGGCGGCGCCGGTGTTCGTCCCCGCGTTCGCAGGCGCGGCCGGCGCCTACGGCCCGGTGGTCACGCCTGCGCGCCAGCCGGTGTCGCTCGCGCGCCGCCTGCTGCGCGCGTGGCCGCTGGCACTGCTGCTCGCGGGGCTCGTCGGCATCGCCTACTGGGAAGACATGCAGCGCACCGCCGAACTCGCCGACATCGACGCGGCGATGCTCAGCGACGACCTGCCGCTCAACGCGTATCTCGATCACGGGTTCAACGCGTATCTGTCGCGTGCGCACTAACAGACAATAACGAGGGGATCGCACGGGTGAGTCAGAAGCGCGGCCTGGCCGTATTTTTCGGATGCGTAATCGCGATCGCCGTTTCCTACGTCGCCACGTACCCACGATTCCACCCGCAACCCGAGGCGGTCGCCGTCGCGACCAACGCGCCTGCGCTCGCGTCGGCCGCCATCGCGCTGACCGCCGACCTCGCCCCGCTGCCCGCTGCCGCCGGTCCGCTGTCCTGGGCGCGCCTCACGCCGGCGCAACACGCGGCACTCGCGCCGTTCGCCGACCAGTGGGACGGCTTCAGCGACGCGCGCAAGCGAAAATGGCTGAAGATCGCGTCGCGTTTCGCGAAGTTGACGCCCGATGACCAGAAGCGCCTGCAGGACCGGATGACCGAATGGGCGCGGATGACGCCCGAGCAGCGCCGCGTCGCGCGCGAAAACTACCAGAGTGCGAAGGAGCTGTCCGCGCAGGCGCGCGAGCGGGCCTGGAAGGCGTACCAGCAACTCCCCGAGGAGCAGAAGGAACGGCTCGCGGCCGCCGAGCGCCGCCGCCGGCCGAGCGTCGTCAGCGCGCCGCCGACCGTCGCCGACCGTGACGTCCGCCGCCTCGTGAACGCGCACGAGCATCCGGCGAGCGGCGCGAGCGTCGTGCTGCCGGCGCCGCCCGCGCCGAGCAGCGCCGCCGCCCCGCCGGTAGTCGCCTCGGCCACCGCCGGCGCAGCCCCGACGACGGCCGCGCCGGCGCCGGTGTCGCCCGCCGACGCCCCCTCGCTGTTCAAGGGCTCCTGAGCGGCCGTGCCGCGCACGAGCCCGTCTCCAGCCACCCCGCCGTCCGTGCGGCGGCGTCTCGCCGCGCTGCTCTACGAAGGCGTGCTGCTGTTCGGCGTGGTGTTCTTCGCCGGGCTCGCGTTCAGCCTCGCGACGCAGCAGCGCAACGGCCTCGTCCATCACAACCTGCTCGCCGCCTGGATCGCGCTCGTGGTCGGCGCGTACTTCGTGTGGTTCTGGACCCACGGCGGCCAGACGCTGCCGATGAAGACGTGGCGGCTGCGGCTCGAGTCGTCGAGCGGCCGGCCGCTGAGCGCCGGCCATGCGCTCGTCCGCTATGCGCTCGGCTGGCTGTGGTTCCTGCCGCCGCTCGCGCTGCATCCGCTTCTCGGCCTGTCGGTACCCGTCACGCTCGCGCTCGCCGCCGCGTGGATCGTCGTGTGGGCCGGCGCGGCCCGGCTGCATGCCGGCCGCCAGTTTCCGCACGACCGGATCGCACGCACGCGCGTCGTCGCCATGCCGCGCTGACCGTCGCCGCCCCCGGACCGGCCGCCCGCCGCCTTCGCGCGGCGCTCGAAAATTCACCCCTGAACGGCGCATGCGCGCCGTAATAAGAACGTCTCGTGACTGTCACGGCACAGTCACGCCCGCATGGCGGAATGCCGGTAATGTCAACCGGCGCGAGTCATGCATGGGCCAGAAAACGTCTGCGACCTCCCTGTTCCGTCACCCTCTCGGCGCCCGCGCCGCCACCGCCTTCCTGTCCGGCTCGGCCGCGGCCGACGCCCTCTCGGCACATGAACTGCCCGACGCGTCCGCCACGCAGCGCGACGATCACGAGCCGTCCGCGCATCGCTACCGCACCATCTGGCTGTCCGACATCCACCTCGGTTCGAGCGGCTGCCAGGCGCCGTACCTGCTCGATTTCCTGCGTCACAACGATTCGGAGTACCTGTACCTCGTCGGCGACATCATCGACGGCTGGCAACTGAAAAAGGGCTGGTACTGGCCGCAGGCACACAACGACGTCGTGCAGAAGATCCTGCGCAAGGCACGCAAGGGCACCCAGGTCGTCTACATCCCGGGCAACCACGACGAAGGCGCGCGGCAGTTCTGCGACCTCGCGTTCGGCGACATCCAGGTGCGCGGCGAGGCGTTCCACACGACGCTCGCAGGCAAACGTTTGTGGATCGTGCACGGCGACCTGTTCGACGGCGTGATCCAGCACGCGAAATGGCTCGCGTACCTCGGCGACACGCTCTACACGCTGATCCTCGTGCTGAACCGCTGGTTCAACCGGATCCGCAGCCGGCTCGGCTTCCAGTACTGGTCGCTGTCGCAATACCTGAAGCACCAGGTCAAGAACGCAGTCAACTTCATCTCGCAGTTCGAGACCGTGATGACCGACGAGGCGCGCCGCCGCGGCTGCGACGGCGTCGTGTGCGGGCACATCCACAAGGCGGAGATCCGCGACATCGACGGCGTGCTGTACTGCAACGACGGCGACTGGGTCGAGAGCCTGTCCGCACTCGTCGAAACGATGGAAGGCGAACTGAAGATCGTCTACTGGACGGTGATGCGCACCGCGCCGTCGGAAACCACGTCGCGCAAGGCCAAGGCCACTGCCTGACACAACCGCACTACAGGACATTGCCGCGATGAAGATCATGATCGTCACCGACGCGTGGGAACCGCAGGTCAACGGCGTCGTGCGCACGCTGAAGAGCACGTCGCGCGAACTCACCGCGCTCGGCCACCGCGTCGAACTGCTGACGCCGCTGGAATTCCGCACGGTGCCCTGCCCGACCTACCCCGAGATCCGCCTGTCGATCCTGCCGTACCGCAAGCTGCGCGCACGGATCGATGCGTTCGCCCCCGACGCGCTGCACATCGCGACCGAAGGCCCGCTCGGCCTCGCCGCGCGGCGCTACGCACGCTCGCGCAAGCTGCCGTACACGACCGCGTATCACACGCGCTTTCCGGAATACGTGCAGGCGCGCTTCGGCATCCCGCTCGCGGCGACCTACCGCTTCCTGCACTGGTTCCACGGCCCGTCGCTCGCGGTGATGGCGCCGACGCCGGTCGTCAAGCAGGATCTCGAGAAATTCGGCTTCACGAACGTCGTGCTGTGGACCCGCGGCGTCGACCTCGACGTGTTCCGGCCGATGGAATCGAAGGTGCTCAATACCGCGCGGCCGATCTTCCTGTACGTCGGCCGCGTCGCGATCGAGAAGAACGTCGAGGCGTTCCTGCGCCTCGACCTGCCCGGCTCGAAATGGGTCGCGGGCGAAGGTCCCGCGCTCGCGGAGCTGAAGTCGCGCTATCCGGAGGCAAACTATCTCGGCGTGCTGTCACAGGCCGAGCTCGCGAAGGTGTATGCTGCGGCCGACGTGTTCGTGTTCCCGAGTCGCACCGACACGTTCGGCCTCGTGCTGCTCGAGGCGCTCGCCTGCGGCACGCCGGTTGCCGCCTATCCCGTGACGGGCCCGATCGACGTGCTCGGCGAAGGCGACGCCGGTGCGATGCACGAGGACCTGCAGGAGGCCTGCCTCGAGGCGCTGAAGATCGAACGCACGACTGCGCGCGCATGGGCCGAACGCTTTTCGTGGCGCGCGGCGTCCGAGCAGTTCGCGTCGCATCTGAAGCCGCTGCCGAAGACCGCGTACTCGCCAGCAGAAGGTGCCGCCGTTTGAAACGAGACCTGAACGACCAGACCCCGCCCCCCGACACCACGCCGCAACGGCACCGTCCGTTCGACGAGGAAGAGCCGCATGCCGATGCGGACGTGCACGCGCACGAGCCGCTCGGCCCCGACGATCGGCTGACGCCGCTGCCGCCGAACCCGTACAAGCGCCACCGCGGCATCACGCGCGCCTGGTACGCGCTCAAGCATTCGCTGAACGGCTTTCGCGTCGCGATCCGCGAGGAGAGCGCGTTTCGCCAGGAACTCACGCTCGCCGCGCTGATGCTCCCGATCGGCGCGTTTGCGCCGGTGCCGGCCGCGTCGCGCGCGCTGCTGATCGCGTCGGTGCTGCTGGTGCTAATCGTCGAGCTGCTGAACTCGAGCGTCGAGGCCGCGATCGACCGCATCTCGCTCGAACGCCACGAACTCTCCAAGCGTGCGAAGGACCTCGGCAGCGCAGCCGTGACGGTCGCGCTGTTCGCGTGCGTGACGACGTGGGGCTTCGTGCTCGGCCCGGTCGTCGCACACTGGCTGGGCTTCTAGACAAGCACCGGGCGCACGCGCCGCGCACCGCCCCCGTGCGGCGCTGCACCATGCGCCGTAGGGGGCCGCGCACACGAAATGCGCCCGATGTGGCGAAACCCCGGTTTATAATCGTCCGCTAGACATAGAACAGCAACCCGCGCCGGACGAATCACGCAGCATCGATTGCAGCGCCCGCCAGTCCGGCACACACAGGGCCGGACGACATGGAAGCGAAACCTCCCCGCCGCACCCGCGAACGGATTCTCGAGTTGTCGTTGAAACTCTTCAACGAGATCGGCGAGCCGAACGTCACGACCACGACGATCGCCGAGGAAATGGAAATCAGTCCAGGCAACCTGTACTACCATTTCCGCAACAAGGACGACATCATCAACAGCATCTTCGCGCAGTTCGAGCAGCAGATCGAACGGCGGCTGCGCTTTCCCGAAGATCACCGTCCGACGATCGACGAAACCTGGTCGTACCTGCAGTACATGGCCGATTTCATGTGGACCTACCGGTTCCTGTATCGCGACCTCAACGACCTGCTCGCGCGCAATCGCACGCTCGAGACGCACTTCAAGCAGATCATCAGCCACAAGGTGCGCTTCGCTCGCGAGATGTGCGAGCTGCTCGTATCCGACGCCGAGATGGTCGCCACACCCGCCGAGATCGAGGTCATCGCCACCAACATGGCCGTCATTTCGACGTACTGGCTGTCG includes:
- a CDS encoding DUF3619 family protein, whose product is MSSAPANREHEFALKVRRALDERAADLPAATTDRLAAARRAALARKKPEPVAAPVFVPAFAGAAGAYGPVVTPARQPVSLARRLLRAWPLALLLAGLVGIAYWEDMQRTAELADIDAAMLSDDLPLNAYLDHGFNAYLSRAH
- a CDS encoding DUF3106 domain-containing protein, which produces MSQKRGLAVFFGCVIAIAVSYVATYPRFHPQPEAVAVATNAPALASAAIALTADLAPLPAAAGPLSWARLTPAQHAALAPFADQWDGFSDARKRKWLKIASRFAKLTPDDQKRLQDRMTEWARMTPEQRRVARENYQSAKELSAQARERAWKAYQQLPEEQKERLAAAERRRRPSVVSAPPTVADRDVRRLVNAHEHPASGASVVLPAPPAPSSAAAPPVVASATAGAAPTTAAPAPVSPADAPSLFKGS
- a CDS encoding RDD family protein — translated: MPRTSPSPATPPSVRRRLAALLYEGVLLFGVVFFAGLAFSLATQQRNGLVHHNLLAAWIALVVGAYFVWFWTHGGQTLPMKTWRLRLESSSGRPLSAGHALVRYALGWLWFLPPLALHPLLGLSVPVTLALAAAWIVVWAGAARLHAGRQFPHDRIARTRVVAMPR
- a CDS encoding UDP-2,3-diacylglucosamine diphosphatase; the encoded protein is MGQKTSATSLFRHPLGARAATAFLSGSAAADALSAHELPDASATQRDDHEPSAHRYRTIWLSDIHLGSSGCQAPYLLDFLRHNDSEYLYLVGDIIDGWQLKKGWYWPQAHNDVVQKILRKARKGTQVVYIPGNHDEGARQFCDLAFGDIQVRGEAFHTTLAGKRLWIVHGDLFDGVIQHAKWLAYLGDTLYTLILVLNRWFNRIRSRLGFQYWSLSQYLKHQVKNAVNFISQFETVMTDEARRRGCDGVVCGHIHKAEIRDIDGVLYCNDGDWVESLSALVETMEGELKIVYWTVMRTAPSETTSRKAKATA
- a CDS encoding glycosyltransferase family 4 protein, whose product is MKIMIVTDAWEPQVNGVVRTLKSTSRELTALGHRVELLTPLEFRTVPCPTYPEIRLSILPYRKLRARIDAFAPDALHIATEGPLGLAARRYARSRKLPYTTAYHTRFPEYVQARFGIPLAATYRFLHWFHGPSLAVMAPTPVVKQDLEKFGFTNVVLWTRGVDLDVFRPMESKVLNTARPIFLYVGRVAIEKNVEAFLRLDLPGSKWVAGEGPALAELKSRYPEANYLGVLSQAELAKVYAAADVFVFPSRTDTFGLVLLEALACGTPVAAYPVTGPIDVLGEGDAGAMHEDLQEACLEALKIERTTARAWAERFSWRAASEQFASHLKPLPKTAYSPAEGAAV
- a CDS encoding diacylglycerol kinase, with the translated sequence MKRDLNDQTPPPDTTPQRHRPFDEEEPHADADVHAHEPLGPDDRLTPLPPNPYKRHRGITRAWYALKHSLNGFRVAIREESAFRQELTLAALMLPIGAFAPVPAASRALLIASVLLVLIVELLNSSVEAAIDRISLERHELSKRAKDLGSAAVTVALFACVTTWGFVLGPVVAHWLGF
- a CDS encoding TetR/AcrR family transcriptional regulator; the encoded protein is MEAKPPRRTRERILELSLKLFNEIGEPNVTTTTIAEEMEISPGNLYYHFRNKDDIINSIFAQFEQQIERRLRFPEDHRPTIDETWSYLQYMADFMWTYRFLYRDLNDLLARNRTLETHFKQIISHKVRFAREMCELLVSDAEMVATPAEIEVIATNMAVISTYWLSYQYVMHPRKYNDQDAIREELHQVSMHVISVMAPYLRGRSRQLFDDLVSGKLPKRQFTDYLPPRDGSPRPAGSPVSTGQAPAKDAKQ